The Chryseobacterium glaciei DNA window TTATCCCCAAGCCAATACTCCAACCTGTACGGTAGAAGCTTGTAATTTGAGTGATAATTATTCTCAATTAGAAAAAGCAGGATTTCAGTTATTAGGAATAAGTGGTGATTCTGTAAAAAAACAGAAAAATTTCCACAGCAAATTTGCTTTTCCTTATGATCTGATTGCCGATGAAAATCGTAATATTATTGAAAAATTCGGTGTTTGGCAGGAAAAGAAAACGTTCGGAAAAACCTACATGGGAATTATAAGAACGACTTTTATTTTTGACGAAAAAGGTATTTGTGAAAGAGTAATTGAAAAAGTGACTTCGAAAACGGCTGCTGAGCAGATTTTAGAAGGATAGATTTAAACACGAATAACGCAAATATTTTCACAAATGCCACAAAAACTAGTGATATTCATGAAAATATTTGTGTTTTTTATTCTGTTTCGAAATACATTAGTTCTTCATCTTCGTTGGGAAGCGTTACATGATTTTTGAACTTTAAGCCTAATTTTTCGATTAATTTTTGGGAAGAAAAATTATCTTTTAATGTAATTGCAGAGATCTTTTTTAAACCAAAATCATCCATTCCGATGGATTTTACTTTTTGAGCAGCTTCATAAGCGTAACCTTTGCCTTCAAATTCTTCTAAGAGAGAAAATCCGATATCTACGATGTCTAAACCTTCTCTTTCGAAGATTCCTACTCCACCGATCTTCTCATTTTTATCTTTAGTAACAACCAAATAATTTCCGAAACCTAACCTTTCAATTTGCGGAAGAAATCTGTTTTTGATGTAATTTTCGGCATCAGAAATGGTTTTAAGATGACGATCTC harbors:
- the bcp gene encoding thioredoxin-dependent thiol peroxidase — translated: MLKVGDKLPEFEGINQEGETVSSSKLIGKKLVIFFYPQANTPTCTVEACNLSDNYSQLEKAGFQLLGISGDSVKKQKNFHSKFAFPYDLIADENRNIIEKFGVWQEKKTFGKTYMGIIRTTFIFDEKGICERVIEKVTSKTAAEQILEG
- a CDS encoding GNAT family N-acetyltransferase codes for the protein MSLKNQPNLPSENNVYETERLILRPMSLEDGEFIFELYNRPKFIQYIGDRHLKTISDAENYIKNRFLPQIERLGFGNYLVVTKDKNEKIGGVGIFEREGLDIVDIGFSLLEEFEGKGYAYEAAQKVKSIGMDDFGLKKISAITLKDNFSSQKLIEKLGLKFKNHVTLPNEDEELMYFETE